A genomic stretch from Pseudomonas alkylphenolica includes:
- a CDS encoding glycosyltransferase family 2 protein → MLNIVVPMAGAGSRFAVAGYKDPKPLIPVHSVPMIKVVIDNLTPACEHRFIFICQAAHVEAYGLKDKLEAWAPGCAIVELNGLTEGAACTVYAAKELIDSDDPVMIANSDQYVDIDINDYLNTMQEQNADGLIMCMKADDPKWSFVGFADDGRINRVVEKEVISDEATVGIYNFRSGRQLLAAIESMFAKDLRVNGEFYVAPAYNEMFEDDARVIHFNIGSEGAGMYGLGIPADLDLFLSLPVSLAATAER, encoded by the coding sequence ATGCTCAATATTGTAGTTCCCATGGCGGGTGCCGGTAGCCGTTTTGCAGTGGCGGGATACAAGGATCCGAAGCCACTGATTCCGGTGCATTCGGTTCCGATGATCAAGGTTGTAATCGACAATCTGACGCCTGCCTGCGAGCACCGCTTCATCTTTATCTGTCAGGCCGCGCACGTCGAGGCTTACGGTTTGAAAGACAAGTTGGAGGCGTGGGCGCCTGGGTGTGCCATCGTCGAGCTGAACGGTCTCACTGAGGGGGCTGCCTGCACGGTTTATGCGGCCAAAGAGCTGATCGATTCTGATGATCCGGTGATGATCGCCAACAGCGACCAGTACGTTGATATCGACATCAACGACTACCTCAACACCATGCAGGAGCAGAACGCTGACGGTCTGATCATGTGCATGAAGGCGGACGACCCGAAGTGGTCCTTCGTTGGCTTTGCTGACGACGGCCGAATCAATCGTGTTGTCGAGAAGGAGGTGATCTCCGACGAGGCCACGGTGGGTATCTACAACTTCCGCAGCGGTCGCCAGTTGCTCGCCGCCATCGAGTCGATGTTTGCCAAAGACCTGCGCGTCAACGGTGAGTTCTACGTCGCGCCGGCCTACAACGAAATGTTCGAGGACGACGCCCGCGTCATCCACTTCAACATTGGTTCGGAAGGGGCTGGCATGTACGGCCTGGGCATACCGGCGGATCTCGATCTGTTCCTCAGCCTGCCGGTCAGCCTGGCCGCGACTGCTGAGCGCTAA
- a CDS encoding ABC transporter ATP-binding protein: MNEQIALTAERLSLSFRNGLRLFSSASTTVLDDVSFTVARGETFGVVGGNGAGKSTLLKVLAGIYQPTRGRMTKSVPNVSLLNLQLGFDENLDARDNIVLSGMLMGLSRKRMRELTDEILDYAELDSAASMPVRSYSTGMKARLGFAISKYSRPDVILLDEVLSVGDGHFREKAEATMREMMMGNQTVVFVSHDSGRIRELCSRVCWLKDGRVQMLGQASEVMNAYDEYILRK, translated from the coding sequence ATGAACGAACAGATCGCTTTGACAGCCGAGCGCTTGTCGCTTTCGTTCCGCAACGGCCTACGGCTGTTCTCTTCCGCCAGTACTACAGTGCTGGATGATGTGTCCTTTACGGTGGCACGTGGCGAGACCTTCGGTGTCGTCGGTGGTAACGGTGCAGGCAAGAGTACGCTGCTCAAAGTGCTTGCAGGCATTTACCAGCCAACTCGCGGACGCATGACCAAATCAGTCCCGAATGTCTCCCTGCTCAATCTGCAGTTGGGCTTCGACGAAAACCTCGACGCACGCGACAACATTGTCCTTAGCGGCATGCTGATGGGACTGAGCCGCAAGCGCATGCGAGAACTTACCGACGAAATTCTCGACTACGCGGAGCTCGACAGCGCTGCATCGATGCCGGTACGCAGTTATTCCACCGGCATGAAAGCGCGCCTAGGGTTCGCAATATCCAAGTATTCACGCCCCGACGTCATTCTTCTGGATGAAGTGTTGAGCGTCGGTGATGGTCACTTCCGTGAGAAGGCTGAAGCCACCATGCGGGAAATGATGATGGGTAACCAGACCGTAGTGTTCGTCTCGCACGACTCGGGTCGAATTAGAGAACTGTGCAGCCGTGTGTGCTGGCTTAAAGACGGTCGAGTACAGATGCTCGGTCAAGCCAGTGAAGTCATGAATGCATACGACGAATACATTCTGCGTAAATGA
- a CDS encoding ABC transporter permease, whose amino-acid sequence MGFLRGEGHIWSNVQISMERARLGLKSESTRTRLGFVWWILEPLILLVIYYSVFGHLLRIQVENFAVFLIIGVTFWTWFNKSVMNCTDAIYEKKHVLEHCKVDPLIFPLTSIFKDLAKETLVVILLLALLCAIGFTPTWLWLYLPLIALVQLIITAGVGVLVAGLIPFMPDLRILISSALQFMMFASGVFYAKDNIPAEFRFLLDINPLASLISMYRDVLMYGRAPAIPDLLILLGGASVVFVLAVLFLARNKNSYAMALSK is encoded by the coding sequence GTGGGTTTCCTGCGTGGTGAAGGACACATCTGGTCGAATGTACAGATTTCGATGGAGCGAGCACGGCTGGGGCTAAAGTCAGAGTCGACCAGAACGCGCCTGGGATTTGTTTGGTGGATACTAGAACCACTGATTCTGCTGGTCATTTATTATTCAGTTTTTGGACACCTGCTGCGTATTCAGGTGGAGAATTTTGCCGTCTTCCTGATCATTGGCGTAACGTTTTGGACCTGGTTCAATAAAAGTGTAATGAACTGCACCGATGCAATTTATGAGAAGAAACACGTTCTCGAGCATTGCAAGGTTGATCCGCTTATTTTTCCGCTGACCTCAATCTTCAAGGATCTGGCCAAAGAGACACTGGTCGTTATCTTGTTGTTGGCATTGCTGTGCGCGATCGGTTTCACACCGACCTGGCTGTGGTTGTATCTGCCGCTGATCGCGCTGGTGCAATTGATCATCACCGCAGGCGTTGGCGTGTTGGTCGCTGGGCTGATTCCGTTTATGCCCGACCTGCGCATCCTGATTTCTTCGGCATTGCAATTCATGATGTTCGCCTCCGGGGTGTTCTATGCCAAGGACAACATTCCTGCCGAGTTCCGCTTCCTGCTGGATATCAATCCACTCGCATCCCTGATTTCCATGTATCGCGACGTGCTGATGTACGGCCGCGCCCCAGCGATCCCTGATCTGCTGATCCTGTTGGGCGGGGCATCGGTGGTTTTCGTATTGGCCGTGCTGTTCCTCGCGCGCAACAAGAATTCCTATGCTATGGCACTCAGCAAATGA
- the glmS gene encoding glutamine--fructose-6-phosphate transaminase (isomerizing), translated as MCGIVGAVAERNITTILIEGLKRLEYRGYDSAGLAVFTQQGTLERRRRIGKVSELEAAVAADPLAGQLGIAHTRWATHGAPTEHNAHPHFSGQELAVVHNGIIENHEELREKLKGLGYVFSSETDTEVIVHLLHHTLKTVPDLADALKAAVKQLHGAYGLAVISTRQPDRLLAARSGSPLVIGLGHGENFLASDQLALRQVTDRFMYLEEGDIAEIRRDQVTIWDLAGHPVQRETVQYHEGAEAADKGTYRHFMLKEIHEQPTVVQRTLEGRLGKDHVMVQAFGPQAAELFAKVRNVQIVACGTSYHAGMVARYWLEELAGIPCQVEVASEFRYRKVVVQPDTLFVSISQSGETADTLAALRNAKELGFLGSLAICNVGISSLVRESDLTLLTQAGPEIGVASTKAFTTQLVSLMLLTLSLGQVRGTLQAGVEAELVEELRRLPTRLGEALAMDTIVEKTAELFADKHHTLFLGRGAQFPVAMEGALKLKEISYIHAEAYPAGELKHGPLALVDSDMPVVTVAPNNELLEKLKSNLQEVRARGGELIVFADEHAGMSNGEGTHVIAVPHIIDALAPILYTIPLQLLSYYVAVLKGTDVDQPRNLAKSVTVE; from the coding sequence ATGTGTGGAATCGTTGGCGCCGTCGCCGAGCGTAATATCACCACCATCCTCATCGAAGGCCTCAAGCGTCTGGAGTACCGCGGTTATGACAGCGCAGGTCTGGCGGTCTTCACCCAGCAGGGAACCCTGGAGCGTCGTCGTCGCATCGGCAAGGTCAGCGAACTGGAAGCCGCTGTAGCCGCCGATCCGCTGGCAGGCCAGCTGGGTATTGCCCATACCCGCTGGGCGACCCACGGCGCGCCCACCGAGCATAATGCACACCCGCATTTCTCTGGCCAGGAACTGGCGGTGGTGCACAACGGTATCATCGAGAATCACGAAGAACTGCGTGAAAAGCTCAAGGGCCTGGGCTACGTATTCAGCTCTGAGACCGACACCGAAGTCATCGTCCACCTGCTGCACCACACCCTGAAAACCGTCCCGGACCTGGCCGACGCCCTGAAAGCTGCAGTCAAGCAACTGCACGGTGCCTATGGCCTGGCAGTGATCAGTACGCGTCAGCCGGACCGCCTGCTGGCTGCGCGCAGCGGCAGTCCGCTGGTTATCGGTCTGGGCCACGGGGAGAACTTCCTGGCTTCCGACCAGTTGGCCCTGCGCCAGGTGACCGACCGCTTCATGTACCTGGAAGAAGGCGATATCGCCGAGATCCGCCGCGACCAGGTAACCATCTGGGATCTGGCCGGTCACCCGGTTCAGCGCGAAACCGTGCAATACCACGAAGGCGCCGAAGCCGCCGACAAGGGCACCTATCGCCACTTCATGCTCAAGGAAATCCACGAGCAACCAACCGTAGTACAGCGCACCCTGGAAGGGCGTCTGGGCAAGGACCACGTCATGGTTCAGGCCTTTGGCCCGCAAGCTGCCGAGCTGTTCGCCAAAGTCCGCAATGTGCAGATCGTCGCCTGTGGTACCAGCTATCACGCTGGCATGGTTGCGCGTTACTGGCTCGAAGAGCTGGCCGGGATTCCGTGCCAGGTAGAAGTGGCTAGCGAGTTCCGCTACCGCAAGGTAGTGGTGCAGCCCGACACCCTGTTCGTTTCGATCTCCCAGTCTGGCGAAACCGCCGATACCCTGGCCGCCTTGCGCAATGCCAAGGAACTCGGATTCCTCGGCAGCCTGGCGATCTGTAACGTTGGCATCAGCTCACTGGTACGCGAGTCGGACCTGACCCTGCTGACCCAGGCCGGCCCGGAAATCGGCGTGGCTTCGACCAAAGCATTCACCACCCAGCTGGTCTCGCTGATGTTGCTGACCCTGTCCCTGGGCCAGGTGCGTGGCACGTTGCAAGCCGGTGTCGAAGCTGAACTGGTCGAAGAACTGCGCCGCCTGCCGACACGTCTGGGCGAAGCGCTGGCCATGGATACCATCGTCGAGAAAACCGCCGAATTGTTCGCCGACAAGCACCACACCCTGTTCCTTGGTCGTGGCGCGCAGTTCCCGGTGGCGATGGAAGGAGCGCTCAAGCTCAAGGAAATTTCTTACATCCACGCCGAAGCCTACCCGGCCGGCGAGCTCAAGCACGGCCCGCTGGCGCTGGTCGACAGCGACATGCCGGTGGTCACCGTGGCGCCAAACAACGAACTGCTGGAGAAGCTCAAGTCCAACCTGCAGGAAGTACGCGCGCGTGGCGGTGAACTGATTGTCTTTGCCGACGAACACGCCGGTATGAGCAACGGCGAAGGCACCCATGTGATTGCTGTGCCGCACATCATTGATGCTCTGGCGCCGATTCTCTATACCATTCCGCTGCAACTTCTTTCGTACTATGTGGCCGTACTCAAAGGCACCGACGTCGACCAGCCGCGCAATTTGGCAAAATCGGTAACTGTCGAGTAG